From Vigna radiata var. radiata cultivar VC1973A unplaced genomic scaffold, Vradiata_ver6 scaffold_83, whole genome shotgun sequence:
AACTCCACACCAATAGTTAATGATACAAACACAATTATGTATCGGTTCAACAACCCTCTCCAAATTGAAATCTCTAGTTCTCATTGTTCATTTTACAAACTTAGTCATCCACTTTTGTCAAATCTAATAGTAACAGAGATTTTGTCCTAGGTAAACTGACAAGCAATGAATTAGTTCTGATTTTTGATGGATTTAGATACTAAAATTCAGCTGATCCATCCCTCTGGAAACTGTTAGCGGTAATTTTGGGCTTGTAATATGCCAAAACCACCTGATCAGCCAGTACAATTACTGGCTTTCTGTATTAACCAGCTGCCACAGCATCAGCTCTAGGACTTGTGTCCAGTAGTTGATGCAGCTTTGCACCAGAGTTTGgtttattttcacaaaaatcaTTCTCATCCTCCATAGTTCTATCGATGGAACTGGAATTATTATTAACTCTAGATAGTAAGTTTTCTGTGCTTACAGGTGTAGCCCTCTCGCTGTCAATTATGTTCAAAGTTATCTCTTGTGTTTGTCCCAGTCGAGCAATTTTAAGTTTTTCCTGAGTCAAAGACAGGATGACATTCAGCACTAAGAAGTAACACAATTAAATGCATGTGCAATGAGGAACAGTCAGTGAAGAGTACCCTTAATGTTGCATTTTCCACCCTCATTTTTTCGGAACTTTCAGTCAGTCGATTTATTTCTGATTTCAGTGTCTCATTCTCAGAATTCAAGGAATCAACTTTTCGTGCCAGTTCTTCAGTTTCAGCCTGAGAAGCATGAATGTGAGCATTAGTCACAAGTCCATCTAATACAATCTTTACTTTTGTTCTTCTGGAGGGTTGCATGCACAGGAATCACGTGCAACAAATGTACAAGTGAGTGAtatcaattatgatttttaaattggCAACCGAAGAAGTAATAGAAGGTTTACAATGTTTTTGAAGAAACCCCACAATATTTATACCTGCTTCCTTAGTCTGGACCTTCTAGCAGATTCTCGGTTAGATTGTTTCCGCCTCTCTCGTTTCAGCTCACGCTCATTCTACATAAATACATCATACCCACAAGAATTACTTTGGCGTCAGAAAAAGACGAGGATACCTCATACACATTTACATGTATATAAACGTGCTATATATGATCAGAACAGCTAGGATGAATTATATATGCTGACCATACCTGTAACCAAGTTTCTGCAGGCAATACAGAAGGTTGTGGTGCACTTGTGGTATTTGCTTTAGAATGAACACTGGAAGGATTTCGCAGCTCCAGCACGGTGGTCATACCTGAAGAAACTACAGGTCCAACTATTGTTCCTGCAACACTAGCGGGGGCAACTGCCACGATCTTATTAGAAGCTGCGATATCTTTGGAAATGGGACTGCTTTGTATCTCAGTTTTCCCTTCTCCATCTGCTAAAACAGTGCAGAAAAGATAAACCATCAACACAGATTATGTTCAGAACCTACTGTAAACTTCAGATTGCTGTACTTAAAATAAGACGCTTTAGTTTGTGAGACATTTCAACAATTGCAATTTGCAACCATGGAACACCAATACCCCATACCACATTTATCAAACTAATGGCAAGTATGAAAACCTCGGCAATTTCACCTTGATGAAGtgaaacaaatatttaacaataGCATTTAATTATCAAGACCCAACTCAATAAACAGATTGAACACCATGTGTAGAGTGATGACAACAGAAGAATAATCGTGATCCCAGGTCAACTCTATTATTCATCAAGATGTGACACTTGGTGAAGAACAGAGTCATACCAGTGGTTGGTGTTCCCCCACGGCTTCTTTTCCTTCTTGTTTGATTAGCCTGAGCATAAGATGGgcaaatatcatattttaatgtttcaatttagtcaagccatttaaaaaaaaaaaaaagactacaTGTGAATAATTTCAAATGGTCAACAAAATGCAGCAAAAAAATGCTAATTGCAAGCAAGTTCTCACCCCTGAAGTGTTGCCATCACTTCCATCACTGGAACCCTCAGTATCCACACTGTTCACAACATGGTAAATTATTCAGTCATCCACAAGACTCCCTTACATAATCAATTCATGGACCACTATTCTAGGCAGGGAAAGAAAGTAGTTTTACTCACTTAAGAGTATCAAATGACAGATTTTCCCCTCTCCACCACCCCCAACACGTGGGAGATGTCTAGAAACTCAGATAGAAtgcattaaaatattcatacaaAAAGAAGACAGATCATCGAACCTGGGTGACAGCCTGTTTTCACCTCCACGCTCTGCACTTTCAGCATGGCCATTGCCTATTGACATAGCAAGTCCATCAAA
This genomic window contains:
- the LOC106754112 gene encoding common plant regulatory factor 1-like isoform X5 is translated as MGNNEEEKSTKTEKPSSPAAMDQANQTNQPNIHVYPDWAAMQAYYGQRVTMPPYYNSAVASGHAPHPYMWGPPQVPMMPPYGPPYAAIYSHGGVYPAVPIGPHTHSQGVPSSPAAVTPLSIETPPKSSGNNDQGLMKKLKEFDGLAMSIGNGHAESAERGGENRLSPSVDTEGSSDGSDGNTSGANQTRRKRSRGGTPTTDGEGKTEIQSSPISKDIAASNKIVAVAPASVAGTIVGPVVSSGMTTVLELRNPSSVHSKANTTSAPQPSVLPAETWLQNERELKRERRKQSNRESARRSRLRKQAETEELARKVDSLNSENETLKSEINRLTESSEKMRVENATLREKLKIARLGQTQEITLNIIDSERATPVSTENLLSRVNNNSSSIDRTMEDENDFCENKPNSGAKLHQLLDTSPRADAVAAG
- the LOC106754112 gene encoding common plant regulatory factor 1-like isoform X6 — translated: MGNNEEEKSTKTEKPSSPAAMDQANQTNQPNIHVYPDWAAMQAYYGQRVTMPPYYNSAVASGHAPHPYMWGPPQPMMPPYGPPYAAIYSHGGVYPAVPIGPHTHSQGVPSSPAAVTPLSIETPPKSSGNNDQGLMKKLKEFDGLAMSIGNGHAESAERGGENRLSPSVDTEGSSDGSDGNTSGANQTRRKRSRGGTPTTDGEGKTEIQSSPISKDIAASNKIVAVAPASVAGTIVGPVVSSGMTTVLELRNPSSVHSKANTTSAPQPSVLPAETWLQNERELKRERRKQSNRESARRSRLRKQAETEELARKVDSLNSENETLKSEINRLTESSEKMRVENATLREKLKIARLGQTQEITLNIIDSERATPVSTENLLSRVNNNSSSIDRTMEDENDFCENKPNSGAKLHQLLDTSPRADAVAAG
- the LOC106754112 gene encoding common plant regulatory factor 1-like isoform X4, with amino-acid sequence MGNNEEEKSTKTEKPSSPAAMDQANQTNQPNIHVYPDWAAMQAYYGQRVTMPPYYNSAVASGHAPHPYMWGPPQVPMMPPYGPPYAAIYSHGGVYPAVPIGPHTHSQGVPSSPAAVTPLSIETPPKSSGNNDQGLMKKLKEFDGLAMSIGNGHAESAERGGENRLSPSVDTEGSSDGSDGNTSGANQTRRKRSRGGTPTTADGEGKTEIQSSPISKDIAASNKIVAVAPASVAGTIVGPVVSSGMTTVLELRNPSSVHSKANTTSAPQPSVLPAETWLQNERELKRERRKQSNRESARRSRLRKQAETEELARKVDSLNSENETLKSEINRLTESSEKMRVENATLREKLKIARLGQTQEITLNIIDSERATPVSTENLLSRVNNNSSSIDRTMEDENDFCENKPNSGAKLHQLLDTSPRADAVAAG
- the LOC106754112 gene encoding common plant regulatory factor 1-like isoform X8 encodes the protein MGNNEEEKSTKTEKPSSPAAMDQANQTNQPNIHVYPDWAAMQAYYGQRVTMPPYYNSAVASGHAPHPYMWGPPQVPMMPPYGPPYAAIYSHGGVYPAVPIGPHTHSQGVPSSPAAVTPLSIETPPKSSGNNDQGLMKKLKEFDGLAMSIGNGHAESAERGGENRLSPSVDTEGSSDGSDGNTSGANQTRRKRSRGGTPTTADGEGKTEIQSSPISKDIAASNKIVAVAPASVAGTIVGPVVSSGMTTVLELRNPSSVHSKANTTSAPQPSVLPAETWLQNERELKRERRKQSNRESARRSRLRKQAETEELARKVDSLNSENETLKSEINRLTESSEKMRVENATLREKLKIARLGQTQEITLNIIDSERATPSE
- the LOC106754112 gene encoding transcriptional activator TAF-1-like isoform X3, encoding MGNNEEEKSTKTEKPSSPAAMDQANQTNQPNIHVYPDWAAMQAYYGQRVTMPPYYNSAVASGHAPHPYMWGPPQVPMMPPYGPPYAAIYSHGGVYPAVPIGPHTHSQGVPSSPAAVTPLSIETPPKSSGNNDQGLMKKLKEFDGLAMSIGNGHAESAERGGENRLSPSVDTEGSSDGSDGNTSGANQTRRKRSRGGTPTTDGEGKTEIQSSPISKDIAASNKIVAVAPASVAGTIVGPVVSSGMTTVLELRNPSSVHSKANTTSAPQPSVLPAETWLQNERELKRERRKQSNRESARRSRLRKQAETEELARKVDSLNSENETLKSEINRLTESSEKMRVENATLREKLKIARLGQTQEITLNIIDSERATPEKLEIGNRMASLSLSLKQYITNFYSMLQLLFQKEITITMLSPRLTLSHASSISNRFSN
- the LOC106754112 gene encoding transcriptional activator TAF-1-like isoform X1 — translated: MGNNEEEKSTKTEKPSSPAAMDQANQTNQPNIHVYPDWAAMQAYYGQRVTMPPYYNSAVASGHAPHPYMWGPPQVPMMPPYGPPYAAIYSHGGVYPAVPIGPHTHSQGVPSSPAAVTPLSIETPPKSSGNNDQGLMKKLKEFDGLAMSIGNGHAESAERGGENRLSPSVDTEGSSDGSDGNTSGANQTRRKRSRGGTPTTADGEGKTEIQSSPISKDIAASNKIVAVAPASVAGTIVGPVVSSGMTTVLELRNPSSVHSKANTTSAPQPSVLPAETWLQNERELKRERRKQSNRESARRSRLRKQAETEELARKVDSLNSENETLKSEINRLTESSEKMRVENATLREKLKIARLGQTQEITLNIIDSERATPEKLEIGNRMASLSLSLKQYITNFYSMLQLLFQKEITITMLSPRLTLSHASSISNRFSN
- the LOC106754112 gene encoding common plant regulatory factor 1-like isoform X7, which encodes MGNNEEEKSTKTEKPSSPAAMDQANQTNQPNIHVYPDWAAMQAYYGQRVTMPPYYNSAVASGHAPHPYMWGPPQVPMMPPYGPPYAAIYSHGGVYPAVPIGPHTHSQGVPSSPAAVTPLSIETPPKSSGNNDQGLMKKLKEFDGLAMSIGNGHAESAERGGENRLSPSVDTEGSSDGSDGNTSGANQTRRKRSRGGTPTTADGEGKTEIQSSPISKDIAASNKIVAVAPASVAGTIVGPVVSSGMTTVLELRNPSSVHSKANTTSAPQPSVLPAETWLQNERELKRERRKQSNRESARRSRLRKQAETEELARKVDSLNSENETLKSEINRLTESSEKMRVENATLREKLKIARLGQTQEITLNIIDSERATPVFLL
- the LOC106754112 gene encoding transcriptional activator TAF-1-like isoform X2; translation: MGNNEEEKSTKTEKPSSPAAMDQANQTNQPNIHVYPDWAAMQAYYGQRVTMPPYYNSAVASGHAPHPYMWGPPQPMMPPYGPPYAAIYSHGGVYPAVPIGPHTHSQGVPSSPAAVTPLSIETPPKSSGNNDQGLMKKLKEFDGLAMSIGNGHAESAERGGENRLSPSVDTEGSSDGSDGNTSGANQTRRKRSRGGTPTTADGEGKTEIQSSPISKDIAASNKIVAVAPASVAGTIVGPVVSSGMTTVLELRNPSSVHSKANTTSAPQPSVLPAETWLQNERELKRERRKQSNRESARRSRLRKQAETEELARKVDSLNSENETLKSEINRLTESSEKMRVENATLREKLKIARLGQTQEITLNIIDSERATPEKLEIGNRMASLSLSLKQYITNFYSMLQLLFQKEITITMLSPRLTLSHASSISNRFSN